One genomic region from Bacillus rossius redtenbacheri isolate Brsri chromosome 6, Brsri_v3, whole genome shotgun sequence encodes:
- the LOC134532559 gene encoding homer protein homolog 2-like isoform X1: MSELSADQLQQLYLCSLLLGRKREQPIFSCKAHVFHIDPKTKRSWISASSAAVSVSFFYDSTRSLYRIISVEGTKAVINSTITPNMTFTKTSQKFGQWSDVRANTVYGLGFSSEAELNKFIEKFQEVKEATRLAAAKATSNGVTPVTSANASPITARACAPPPLPGLVADSPLLDPPSSVGGAAPGPPPPVANQHAQPLPGPQAGESPKHQPKGADKGPPAAPGGAAAPNMASGGSAEAQLKYENDRLKLALAQSSANAKKWEIELATLKSNNVRLTSALQESTANVEEWKRQLQSYKEENGRLKTKYIELEAAKGSTEAAVELRKELQSLRSRVEALELEVKGKDEEIRRLGKLQAGPQEDREERFKNLQQENAELQAGVSLAQAQLETALSAQESQRRVLDTLNAQLAARVQELAAIHREIATALQT; this comes from the exons ATGTCGGAGCTGAGCGCCGACCAACTGCAGCAGCTGTACCTCTGCAGTCTCCTGCTGGGCCGCAAGCG TGAGCAGCCGATTTTCTCGTGCAAGGCACATGTCTTCCACATCGACCCGAAGACGAAGCGCTCGTGGATCTCCGCCTCGAGCGCTGCGGTTAGCGTGTCCTTCTTCTATGACTCCACCCGCAGCCTCTACAGGATCATCAGCGTCGAGGGCACCAAG GCGGTGATCAACAGCACCATCACCCCCAACATGACGTTCACGAAGACGTCGCAGAAGTTTGGCCAGTGGTCCGATGTGCGGGCCAACACCGTGTACGGACTGGGCTTCTCCTCTGAGGCTGAGCTGAACAAG TTCATCGAGAAGTTCCAGGAGGTGAAGGAGGCGACGCGCCTGGCGGCCGCCAAGGCCACCAGCAACGGGGTGACGCCGGTGACGAGCGCCAACGCCAGCCCCATCACGGCACGGGCCTGCGCCCCGCCCCCGCTGCCCGGCCTGGTCGCCGACTCTCCGCTGCTCGACCCCCCCAGCAGCGTGGGGGGCGCCGCCCCCGGGCCGCCGCCCCCCGTCGCCAACCAGCACGCCCAGCCGCTGCCCGGACCGCAG GCGGGGGAGAGCCCCAAGCACCAGCCGAAGGGGGCGGACAAGGGGCCGCCCGCTGCCCCCGGGGGCGCGGCCGCCCCCAACATGGCTTCCGGGGGCTCCGCGGAGGCCCAGCTCAAGTACGAGAACGACAGGCTGAAGCTGGCGCTGGCCCAGAG TTCCGCCAACGCCAAGAAGTGGGAGATAGAGCTGGCGACGCTGAAGAGCAACAACGTGCGGCTGACGAGCGCGCTGCAGGAGAGCACGGCCAACGTGGAGGAGTGGAAGCGCCAGCTGCAGTCGTACAAGGAGGAGAACGGACGGCTCAAGACCAAGTACATTGAGCTGGAGGCGGCTAAAG GCAGCACGGAAGCGGCGGTGGAGCTGCGCAAGGAGCTGCAGTCGCTGCGGTCCCGCGTGGAGGCCCTGGAGCTGGAGGTGAAGGGCAAGGACGAGGAGATCAGGCGGCTCGGCAAGCTGCAGGCGGGCCCTCAGGAGGACCGGGAGGAGCGCTTCAAG AACCTGCAGCAGGAGAACGCAGAGCTGCAGGCGGGCGTGTCGCTGGCCCAGGCCCAGCTCGAGACGGCCCTGAGCGCGCAGGAGTCCCAGCGCCGAGTCCTCGACACGCTCAACGCCCAGCTGGCGGCGCGAGTGCAGGAGCTGGCCGCCATCCACCGCGAGATAGCCACCGCGCTCCAGACATGA
- the LOC134532559 gene encoding homer protein homolog 2-like isoform X2 gives MTAGKDIMGEQPIFSCKAHVFHIDPKTKRSWISASSAAVSVSFFYDSTRSLYRIISVEGTKAVINSTITPNMTFTKTSQKFGQWSDVRANTVYGLGFSSEAELNKFIEKFQEVKEATRLAAAKATSNGVTPVTSANASPITARACAPPPLPGLVADSPLLDPPSSVGGAAPGPPPPVANQHAQPLPGPQAGESPKHQPKGADKGPPAAPGGAAAPNMASGGSAEAQLKYENDRLKLALAQSSANAKKWEIELATLKSNNVRLTSALQESTANVEEWKRQLQSYKEENGRLKTKYIELEAAKGSTEAAVELRKELQSLRSRVEALELEVKGKDEEIRRLGKLQAGPQEDREERFKNLQQENAELQAGVSLAQAQLETALSAQESQRRVLDTLNAQLAARVQELAAIHREIATALQT, from the exons TGAGCAGCCGATTTTCTCGTGCAAGGCACATGTCTTCCACATCGACCCGAAGACGAAGCGCTCGTGGATCTCCGCCTCGAGCGCTGCGGTTAGCGTGTCCTTCTTCTATGACTCCACCCGCAGCCTCTACAGGATCATCAGCGTCGAGGGCACCAAG GCGGTGATCAACAGCACCATCACCCCCAACATGACGTTCACGAAGACGTCGCAGAAGTTTGGCCAGTGGTCCGATGTGCGGGCCAACACCGTGTACGGACTGGGCTTCTCCTCTGAGGCTGAGCTGAACAAG TTCATCGAGAAGTTCCAGGAGGTGAAGGAGGCGACGCGCCTGGCGGCCGCCAAGGCCACCAGCAACGGGGTGACGCCGGTGACGAGCGCCAACGCCAGCCCCATCACGGCACGGGCCTGCGCCCCGCCCCCGCTGCCCGGCCTGGTCGCCGACTCTCCGCTGCTCGACCCCCCCAGCAGCGTGGGGGGCGCCGCCCCCGGGCCGCCGCCCCCCGTCGCCAACCAGCACGCCCAGCCGCTGCCCGGACCGCAG GCGGGGGAGAGCCCCAAGCACCAGCCGAAGGGGGCGGACAAGGGGCCGCCCGCTGCCCCCGGGGGCGCGGCCGCCCCCAACATGGCTTCCGGGGGCTCCGCGGAGGCCCAGCTCAAGTACGAGAACGACAGGCTGAAGCTGGCGCTGGCCCAGAG TTCCGCCAACGCCAAGAAGTGGGAGATAGAGCTGGCGACGCTGAAGAGCAACAACGTGCGGCTGACGAGCGCGCTGCAGGAGAGCACGGCCAACGTGGAGGAGTGGAAGCGCCAGCTGCAGTCGTACAAGGAGGAGAACGGACGGCTCAAGACCAAGTACATTGAGCTGGAGGCGGCTAAAG GCAGCACGGAAGCGGCGGTGGAGCTGCGCAAGGAGCTGCAGTCGCTGCGGTCCCGCGTGGAGGCCCTGGAGCTGGAGGTGAAGGGCAAGGACGAGGAGATCAGGCGGCTCGGCAAGCTGCAGGCGGGCCCTCAGGAGGACCGGGAGGAGCGCTTCAAG AACCTGCAGCAGGAGAACGCAGAGCTGCAGGCGGGCGTGTCGCTGGCCCAGGCCCAGCTCGAGACGGCCCTGAGCGCGCAGGAGTCCCAGCGCCGAGTCCTCGACACGCTCAACGCCCAGCTGGCGGCGCGAGTGCAGGAGCTGGCCGCCATCCACCGCGAGATAGCCACCGCGCTCCAGACATGA
- the LOC134532559 gene encoding homer protein homolog 2-like isoform X3: MTNEQPIFSCKAHVFHIDPKTKRSWISASSAAVSVSFFYDSTRSLYRIISVEGTKAVINSTITPNMTFTKTSQKFGQWSDVRANTVYGLGFSSEAELNKFIEKFQEVKEATRLAAAKATSNGVTPVTSANASPITARACAPPPLPGLVADSPLLDPPSSVGGAAPGPPPPVANQHAQPLPGPQAGESPKHQPKGADKGPPAAPGGAAAPNMASGGSAEAQLKYENDRLKLALAQSSANAKKWEIELATLKSNNVRLTSALQESTANVEEWKRQLQSYKEENGRLKTKYIELEAAKGSTEAAVELRKELQSLRSRVEALELEVKGKDEEIRRLGKLQAGPQEDREERFKNLQQENAELQAGVSLAQAQLETALSAQESQRRVLDTLNAQLAARVQELAAIHREIATALQT; encoded by the exons TGAGCAGCCGATTTTCTCGTGCAAGGCACATGTCTTCCACATCGACCCGAAGACGAAGCGCTCGTGGATCTCCGCCTCGAGCGCTGCGGTTAGCGTGTCCTTCTTCTATGACTCCACCCGCAGCCTCTACAGGATCATCAGCGTCGAGGGCACCAAG GCGGTGATCAACAGCACCATCACCCCCAACATGACGTTCACGAAGACGTCGCAGAAGTTTGGCCAGTGGTCCGATGTGCGGGCCAACACCGTGTACGGACTGGGCTTCTCCTCTGAGGCTGAGCTGAACAAG TTCATCGAGAAGTTCCAGGAGGTGAAGGAGGCGACGCGCCTGGCGGCCGCCAAGGCCACCAGCAACGGGGTGACGCCGGTGACGAGCGCCAACGCCAGCCCCATCACGGCACGGGCCTGCGCCCCGCCCCCGCTGCCCGGCCTGGTCGCCGACTCTCCGCTGCTCGACCCCCCCAGCAGCGTGGGGGGCGCCGCCCCCGGGCCGCCGCCCCCCGTCGCCAACCAGCACGCCCAGCCGCTGCCCGGACCGCAG GCGGGGGAGAGCCCCAAGCACCAGCCGAAGGGGGCGGACAAGGGGCCGCCCGCTGCCCCCGGGGGCGCGGCCGCCCCCAACATGGCTTCCGGGGGCTCCGCGGAGGCCCAGCTCAAGTACGAGAACGACAGGCTGAAGCTGGCGCTGGCCCAGAG TTCCGCCAACGCCAAGAAGTGGGAGATAGAGCTGGCGACGCTGAAGAGCAACAACGTGCGGCTGACGAGCGCGCTGCAGGAGAGCACGGCCAACGTGGAGGAGTGGAAGCGCCAGCTGCAGTCGTACAAGGAGGAGAACGGACGGCTCAAGACCAAGTACATTGAGCTGGAGGCGGCTAAAG GCAGCACGGAAGCGGCGGTGGAGCTGCGCAAGGAGCTGCAGTCGCTGCGGTCCCGCGTGGAGGCCCTGGAGCTGGAGGTGAAGGGCAAGGACGAGGAGATCAGGCGGCTCGGCAAGCTGCAGGCGGGCCCTCAGGAGGACCGGGAGGAGCGCTTCAAG AACCTGCAGCAGGAGAACGCAGAGCTGCAGGCGGGCGTGTCGCTGGCCCAGGCCCAGCTCGAGACGGCCCTGAGCGCGCAGGAGTCCCAGCGCCGAGTCCTCGACACGCTCAACGCCCAGCTGGCGGCGCGAGTGCAGGAGCTGGCCGCCATCCACCGCGAGATAGCCACCGCGCTCCAGACATGA